CCGTCGTCCTTGAGCACCCGGTGGGCTTCCTTGAACACCCTCGTCATCACATCCGAATAGAATGCCGCGTCCTTTCCTTGGGCGGAGTTGACAATGGCCTCTTCGGCACGCCGGGTGGTCGGTTCCTCAAACTCAGGGTAACGGCCCTTCAAGGCCAACCGAAGCCAAGCATAGAAGAAGTCCGCCAGTTCCGAATAGTTGACGTTATCGAAGTATGGCGGGTCGGTAATCACTGCATCGACGGAACCGTCGGGAATTCCTTCCAGGCGGGTTGACGAAGCACACCGTACCAAAGCGTTAGCGTCGGTGTTCACCAGGTCATCCCACGTTCGGGCGAAGCGCGCTCGAAGCGGCTTGTCTAGCGGAGGATAAACAACGCTCTTCTCACCCTCGTCATTGATCAGCCGTTCACTCGGATACTGGCACCATTCCTTGCCCTTCCGCAGTTTGGAGTAGAACAGCGTCGAAAAGGCTCCAGAGGAGTCCGGTGTTCCCCACAGATTGTTCTCCAGCGGCACCTTCTCAGGAGCCAGAACGTGGTGGCTGAACATATGCCGAACAGCACCCGTACCTCTACCCTTGAAGCTAGTGAACATGTTGTTGAACTCGAGAGTGGCACTGAACAATAGAACAAAGAGTTCCTTCACATTATCTGTGGCTACGTGCGGGGGTAGGTCTAAGATCCCGTGGAGCAGCGTGGAGAGGCAGTAGAGTTGCCGAGGGTTGAAGCAGTCCCGCCATAGGCGATAGTTGAAGTTGAGGATCTGTCGGGTGTTGTACCCGTCTTCGATGGCGACATCCGGGACGAGATGCTCCTCCTCAACCAACAGCCTGCTCGCTTCTTCGTACAACCTCAGGTCAGCTTCGCTAGGAGCTTTGTAGTCTCGGTATCCGCACCTATCACAACGGTAGTCAAGGGCATACATCCGATGAGTGGGGACTTTCTCCAGCTTCCGAACTACGTCGATGATCCTGTGTGTCTTGCCACAGACTGGATTCTGGCACTTGAAGGAGGACTGAGTCGCCGTACCTTCATGCGGGTTGTACATATGATGGCAGGAACCACATTGTGCGATCTTGTGACGAACATCCGGCAGGGCGTTTACCTCACCGCACTTTGGGCAGGAGGAATGCCCACGGGGATCTTTGGCCGCATAGACGGCTTTGGAAAAAACTCGCGTCGGAAACAGGGGAGTAACAGTCCCGCAGGCGGGGCAAGGGAGTTCCTTGACCCAAAACGTGTACATGACGTCGGCTTCATTACTGCCACATTTGCCGCACTGGGTCTTGTAGAAGCGGGTAATCTTCGGAGCAACATGAGACGCTAGGTATTCAAACGCACGGTCCAAGTCTACCAGTGCAAC
Above is a genomic segment from Symbiobacterium terraclitae containing:
- a CDS encoding DUF1156 domain-containing protein encodes the protein MTSAIERDFPIEHINRLAKVESYRKNIYRPVYHMHKWWAKRLGSVFRATVLGSLLPEDSDVWGQYYIGCDFTGKVVLDPFMGSGTTLGEALRLGAKVIGQDINPVAWFQVRKAFEDVALVDLDRAFEYLASHVAPKITRFYKTQCGKCGSNEADVMYTFWVKELPCPACGTVTPLFPTRVFSKAVYAAKDPRGHSSCPKCGEVNALPDVRHKIAQCGSCHHMYNPHEGTATQSSFKCQNPVCGKTHRIIDVVRKLEKVPTHRMYALDYRCDRCGYRDYKAPSEADLRLYEEASRLLVEEEHLVPDVAIEDGYNTRQILNFNYRLWRDCFNPRQLYCLSTLLHGILDLPPHVATDNVKELFVLLFSATLEFNNMFTSFKGRGTGAVRHMFSHHVLAPEKVPLENNLWGTPDSSGAFSTLFYSKLRKGKEWCQYPSERLINDEGEKSVVYPPLDKPLRARFARTWDDLVNTDANALVRCASSTRLEGIPDGSVDAVITDPPYFDNVNYSELADFFYAWLRLALKGRYPEFEEPTTRRAEEAIVNSAQGKDAAFYSDVMTRVFKEAHRVLKDDGVLVFTFHHADERAWVSVAEAIIDAGFKCVAAWPVQGEMSVGVPLLGKNSIEHDIMLVCKKVTPNDVTTSEAEWEEVLRTILDESTALFDRLVSSNPDAPAGDLVVIAEGVCLKHYSQLRTAIRKSGQPLDAATAVGDVARAVLDRLVKAKARAEANANTNANAKAEVAALPSASAD